In a genomic window of Pieris brassicae chromosome 7, ilPieBrab1.1, whole genome shotgun sequence:
- the LOC123712407 gene encoding nuclear pore complex protein Nup50 isoform X1, whose amino-acid sequence MSAKRQATTDLNHDNWDQEDDEPEESEGFKIASKEVLEKRVIRTAKRRSNVTSEGQKSVFSGFGGFNKTQKTSFDFLANLTNGKSTNTGVSNQEGSSLFSSKTFSNQSTALFTPSDISNNITNTDDKNQEGSSSPFTSKTFTNSSKGLFTPSDVSKPTSSLIKSTVAGSQTDFKNSESPFKSHTTSSPITNFNFSPKPNSGNIGNPVSQTTNNIFSDQAENIFSKKSFKMSPSSNTLSASPSNKCQSIEETKKEEKKDTVDESKFITIKCDANTIDGKTLKYYKYLAGLNISLSEWIKKNIDDSPVCILSPIFKDYEKHLKEIQDEYFNRDGAQGDFAQNLKSNPKVPSTAQANNVAVTSNNSTSSTTEEKKSLSMVFGTPASNNKQAKDTGSLFGNVPKVQSFTSSNTAAQAKHILSPTGVTSHQSTSSTSEEKKSSNIVFGTPTSNNTQAKDMGSVFGNVPKVQSSTTSLSSAAQASNILSQSSVSSHVSTILTPDEKKSSSMIFGTPTTNNTQGKNMGSLFGNVAKAQSFTSSSSTQASNILSHTSVTSNESTSSTPEEKKSSHMVFGTPASNNTPAKDMGSLFGKVQSPTTSSSTAQNPKLGFSFGISSVAGSTPVTSSGGFTFGINNSSQTTSLFATKPIVSNINGNSQFSFGAGKPFSFNSNIQRKDESNEDTKTKEDEDEPPKVEYTPMVEENSVFDRKCKIFVKKDGNFVDKGVGTLYIKTIEDSKKHQLLVRANTSLGNILLNLVLATSVPTQRMGKNNVMLVCIPTPDAKPPPTPVLIRVKTSEEADELLEKLNNYKQ is encoded by the exons ATGTCCGCGAAGCGGCAAGCTACGACTGATTTAAATCACGACAACTGGGATCAAGAAGATGACGAACCGGAAGAAAGCGAAGGTTTTAAAATTGCATCAAAAGAAGTTCTTGAAAAACGTGTTATTAGGACCGCTAAACGACGATCCAACGTAACTAGcgag gGCCAGAAAAGTGTATTCAGTGGCTTTGGAGgctttaataaaacacaaaagacTTCCTTTGACTTTTTAGCAAATTTAACTAATGGTAAATCAACTAATACTGGTGTCAGTAATCAAGAGGGATCATCTCTTTTTTCATCAAAGACATTCTCAAATCAAAGTACAGCACTATTTACACCATCagatatatctaataatataacGAATACAGATGACAAAAATCAAGAGGGATCATCATCTCCATTTACATCAAAGACATTTACCAATTCAAGTAAAGGACTATTTACACCATCAGATGTCTCTAAACCAACTTCTAGTTTGATCAAATCTACAGTTGCAGGAAGTCAAAcagattttaaaaacagtGAAAGTCCATTCAAAAGTCATACTACTTCATCACCAATCACCAATTTTAACTTTTCACCTAAACCAAATTCTGGAAATATTGGTAACCCTGTATcacaaacaacaaataatatatttagcgACCaagctgaaaatattttctctaaaaaatcttttaaaatgtcaCCATCTTCCAATACATTGTCTGCTTCCCCAAGTAATAAATGTCAATCTATTGAAGAAACTaagaaagaagaaaagaaAGATACTGTAGATGAGTCCAAATTTATCACTATAAAGTGTGATGCAAATACAATAGATGGAAAGacattaaagtattataaatacctGGCGGGCTTAAATATATCTCTGTCTGAATggataaagaaaaatattgatgaTTCACCAGTCTGTATTCTTTCTCCAATATTTAAAGACTACGAAAAACATCTTAAAGAAATTCAAgatgaatattttaacagaGATGGAGCTCAAGGTGATTTCGCACAGAATCTGAAAAGTAATCCTAAAGTGCCATCTACTGCACAAGCAAATAATGTAGCTGTAACTTCTAATAATTCTACAAGTTCAACAACAGAAGAGAAGAAATCCTTAAGTATGGTTTTTGGAACACCTGCATCTAATAATAAACAGGCAAAAGACACGGGGTCACTTTTTGGTAATGTGCCAAAAGTGCAGAGTTTCACATCTTCTAATACTGCTGCACAAGCAAAACATATACTTTCTCCTACTGGTGTAACTTCTCACCAATCTACAAGCTCAACATCAGAAGAAAAGAAATCTTCTAATATTGTATTTGGAACACCCACATCTAATAATACCCAAGCAAAAGACATGGGTTCTGTTTTTGGCAATGTGCCAAAAGTGCAAAGCTCCACAACATCTTTAAGTTCTGCTGCACAAGCAAGTAATATACTTTCTCAAAGTTCCGTTTCTTCTCATGTGTCTACAATTTTAACACCAGATGAGAAGAAATCCTCAAGTATGATATTTGGGACACCTACAACCAATAACACCCAGGGAAAAAACATGGGTTCACTTTTCGGCAATGTGGCAAAAGCTCAGAGCTTCACTTCATCTTCAAGTACACAAGCAAGTAATATACTTTCTCATACCTCTGTTACCTCTAATGAGTCTACGAGTTCAACACCAGAAGAGAAAAAATCCTCACATATGGTATTTGGAACACCAGCATCTAATAATACCCCAGCAAAAGACATGGGTTCACTTTTTGGTAAAGTGCAGAGTCCCACAACATCTTCAAGTACTGCTCAAAATCCAAAACTTGGCTTTTCATTTGGAATTTCTTCAGTAGCTGGTTCAACACCAGTTACAAGCAGTGGTGGATTTACTTTTGGCATTAATAATTCATCTCAAACCACCTCATTATTTGCAACAAAACCAATTGTTTCTAATATTAACGGTAATTCACAATTCTCATTTGGTGCTGGTAAaccttttagttttaattcaaatatacaaAGAAAAGATGAGAGTAATGAGGATACTAAAACTAAGGAAGATGAAGATGAACCTCCTAAAGTTGAATACACACCAATGGTAGAAGAAAACAGTGTTTTTGACAgaaaatgcaaaatatttgttaaaaaagatGGTAACTTTGTTGACAAAGGTGTAGGtacattgtatattaaaacaattgaagatAGCAAAAAGCATCAACTATTAGTGAGAGCAAATACATCGTTAGGAAACATTTTGCTCAATTTGGTTCTTGCTACATCTGTACCTACACAACGTATGGGCAAGAATAATGTAATGCTAGTTTGTATTCCCACACCTGATGCAAAACCACCTCCAACTCCTGTTCTTATTAGGGTAAAGACATCAGAGGAAGCAGATGAGTTACTagagaaattaaataactataaacaGTAG
- the LOC123712407 gene encoding nuclear pore complex protein Nup50 isoform X2, translating into MSAKRQATTDLNHDNWDQEDDEPEESEGFKIASKEVLEKRVIRTAKRRSNVTSEGQKSVFSGFGGFNKTQKTSFDFLANLTNGKSTNTGVSNQEGSSLFSSKTFSNQSTALFTPSDISNNITNTDDKNQEGSSSPFTSKTFTNSSKGLFTPSDVSKPTSSLIKSTVAGSQTDFKNSESPFKSHTTSSPITNFNFSPKPNSGNIGNPVSQTTNNIFSDQAENIFSKKSFKMSPSSNTLSASPSNKCQSIEETKKEEKKDTVDESKFITIKCDANTIDGKTLKYYKYLAGLNISLSEWIKKNIDDSPVCILSPIFKDYEKHLKEIQDEYFNRDGAQGDFAQNLKSNPKVPSTAQANNVAVTSNNSTSSTTEEKKSLSMVFGTPASNNKQAKDTGSLFGNVPKVQSFTSSNTAAQAKDMGSVFGNVPKVQSSTTSLSSAAQASNILSQSSVSSHVSTILTPDEKKSSSMIFGTPTTNNTQGKNMGSLFGNVAKAQSFTSSSSTQASNILSHTSVTSNESTSSTPEEKKSSHMVFGTPASNNTPAKDMGSLFGKVQSPTTSSSTAQNPKLGFSFGISSVAGSTPVTSSGGFTFGINNSSQTTSLFATKPIVSNINGNSQFSFGAGKPFSFNSNIQRKDESNEDTKTKEDEDEPPKVEYTPMVEENSVFDRKCKIFVKKDGNFVDKGVGTLYIKTIEDSKKHQLLVRANTSLGNILLNLVLATSVPTQRMGKNNVMLVCIPTPDAKPPPTPVLIRVKTSEEADELLEKLNNYKQ; encoded by the exons ATGTCCGCGAAGCGGCAAGCTACGACTGATTTAAATCACGACAACTGGGATCAAGAAGATGACGAACCGGAAGAAAGCGAAGGTTTTAAAATTGCATCAAAAGAAGTTCTTGAAAAACGTGTTATTAGGACCGCTAAACGACGATCCAACGTAACTAGcgag gGCCAGAAAAGTGTATTCAGTGGCTTTGGAGgctttaataaaacacaaaagacTTCCTTTGACTTTTTAGCAAATTTAACTAATGGTAAATCAACTAATACTGGTGTCAGTAATCAAGAGGGATCATCTCTTTTTTCATCAAAGACATTCTCAAATCAAAGTACAGCACTATTTACACCATCagatatatctaataatataacGAATACAGATGACAAAAATCAAGAGGGATCATCATCTCCATTTACATCAAAGACATTTACCAATTCAAGTAAAGGACTATTTACACCATCAGATGTCTCTAAACCAACTTCTAGTTTGATCAAATCTACAGTTGCAGGAAGTCAAAcagattttaaaaacagtGAAAGTCCATTCAAAAGTCATACTACTTCATCACCAATCACCAATTTTAACTTTTCACCTAAACCAAATTCTGGAAATATTGGTAACCCTGTATcacaaacaacaaataatatatttagcgACCaagctgaaaatattttctctaaaaaatcttttaaaatgtcaCCATCTTCCAATACATTGTCTGCTTCCCCAAGTAATAAATGTCAATCTATTGAAGAAACTaagaaagaagaaaagaaAGATACTGTAGATGAGTCCAAATTTATCACTATAAAGTGTGATGCAAATACAATAGATGGAAAGacattaaagtattataaatacctGGCGGGCTTAAATATATCTCTGTCTGAATggataaagaaaaatattgatgaTTCACCAGTCTGTATTCTTTCTCCAATATTTAAAGACTACGAAAAACATCTTAAAGAAATTCAAgatgaatattttaacagaGATGGAGCTCAAGGTGATTTCGCACAGAATCTGAAAAGTAATCCTAAAGTGCCATCTACTGCACAAGCAAATAATGTAGCTGTAACTTCTAATAATTCTACAAGTTCAACAACAGAAGAGAAGAAATCCTTAAGTATGGTTTTTGGAACACCTGCATCTAATAATAAACAGGCAAAAGACACGGGGTCACTTTTTGGTAATGTGCCAAAAGTGCAGAGTTTCACATCTTCTAATACTGCTGCA CAAGCAAAAGACATGGGTTCTGTTTTTGGCAATGTGCCAAAAGTGCAAAGCTCCACAACATCTTTAAGTTCTGCTGCACAAGCAAGTAATATACTTTCTCAAAGTTCCGTTTCTTCTCATGTGTCTACAATTTTAACACCAGATGAGAAGAAATCCTCAAGTATGATATTTGGGACACCTACAACCAATAACACCCAGGGAAAAAACATGGGTTCACTTTTCGGCAATGTGGCAAAAGCTCAGAGCTTCACTTCATCTTCAAGTACACAAGCAAGTAATATACTTTCTCATACCTCTGTTACCTCTAATGAGTCTACGAGTTCAACACCAGAAGAGAAAAAATCCTCACATATGGTATTTGGAACACCAGCATCTAATAATACCCCAGCAAAAGACATGGGTTCACTTTTTGGTAAAGTGCAGAGTCCCACAACATCTTCAAGTACTGCTCAAAATCCAAAACTTGGCTTTTCATTTGGAATTTCTTCAGTAGCTGGTTCAACACCAGTTACAAGCAGTGGTGGATTTACTTTTGGCATTAATAATTCATCTCAAACCACCTCATTATTTGCAACAAAACCAATTGTTTCTAATATTAACGGTAATTCACAATTCTCATTTGGTGCTGGTAAaccttttagttttaattcaaatatacaaAGAAAAGATGAGAGTAATGAGGATACTAAAACTAAGGAAGATGAAGATGAACCTCCTAAAGTTGAATACACACCAATGGTAGAAGAAAACAGTGTTTTTGACAgaaaatgcaaaatatttgttaaaaaagatGGTAACTTTGTTGACAAAGGTGTAGGtacattgtatattaaaacaattgaagatAGCAAAAAGCATCAACTATTAGTGAGAGCAAATACATCGTTAGGAAACATTTTGCTCAATTTGGTTCTTGCTACATCTGTACCTACACAACGTATGGGCAAGAATAATGTAATGCTAGTTTGTATTCCCACACCTGATGCAAAACCACCTCCAACTCCTGTTCTTATTAGGGTAAAGACATCAGAGGAAGCAGATGAGTTACTagagaaattaaataactataaacaGTAG